The Triticum aestivum cultivar Chinese Spring chromosome 7B, IWGSC CS RefSeq v2.1, whole genome shotgun sequence genome window below encodes:
- the LOC123156544 gene encoding red chlorophyll catabolite reductase 1, chloroplastic, producing MAALSPVAGLTLVEEEQRRTRESFPPATRKRYPDSTARLPAYSTPRTRGDSLALTLPHLRSLPIQWLETAHLCLLLPFHASSLSTRSLAMLLRPDHGLRAPPATAAAPARASVSVSTAALPAVSRLPRGALRLPRAASTLRGKTSSALRASAGPAEPAGMPSVAHREVARAVAGEAEARLGARLLPSAVPADVAEFRNGDGTALVSLDVRHGAPGSSIDFMLQSSLHCKVPNGAIDITSLFINLNASTDAPHFVMEFIQGSPTSMVVLLDLLPRKDLALHPEYIEKYYENTEVDKQRKIIEELPQARPYLSPSLFVRSAFSPTAVFFTIDCGQGGESVLEEIVQGHLASVVKAVLQIWLDTCAVGTSEMEEGEREIMVKRDRTVRSKSIEVDLTANLPRMFGPDVSGRVIAEIRKAFGVQDA from the exons atggccgccctgTCGCCGGTGGCCGGCCTCACTCTCGTCGAGGAAGAGCAGAGGAGGACACGAGAGAGCTTCCCCCCGGCAACGAGGAAACGTTATCCTGATAGCACGGCACGGTTACCCGCCTACTCCACGCCACGGACACGCGGTGACTCGTTGGCATTAACCCTGCCCCACCTTCGTTCTCTGCCCATCCAGTGGCTGGAGACCGCACACCTCTGCTTACTACTCCCATTCCACGCCTCGTCGCTGTCCACGCGGTCGCTTGCCATGCTGCTCCGGCCAGATCACGGCCTCCGCGCGCCGCCAGCGACCGCGGCCGCCCCTgcccgcgcctccgtctccgtctccacgGCGGCGCTCCCCGCCGTCTCCCGCCTCCCTCGCGGCGCGCTCCGGCTCCCCCGCGCGGCTTCTACGCTCAGGGGCAAAACGTCGAGCGCCCTGCGCGCGTCGGCCGGCCCGGCGGAGCCGGCGGGCATGCCGTCCGTGGCGCACCGGGAGGTGGCGCGGGCCGTGGCGGGAGAGGCGGAGGCGCGGCTGGGCGCCCGGCTGCTGCCCTCGGCCGTGCCCGCCGACGTCGCCGAGTTCCGCAACGGCGACGGGACCGCCCTCGTCTCCCTGGACGTGCGCCACGGCGCGCCCGGCTCCTCG ATCGATTTCATGCTGCAGTCGTCGCTTCACTGCAAAGTCCCAAATGGCGCGATCGACATCACGTCTCTCTTCATCAACCTGAACGCCTCGACGGACGCGCCGCATTTCGTCATGGAGTTCATACAGGGCAGCCCAACTTCAATGGTCGTGCTTCTGGACCTGCTGCCACGGAAAGACCTCGCGCTCCACCCGGAGTACATCGAGAAGTACTATGAAAATACTGAGGTGGACAAGCAACGCAAAATCATCGAAGAATTGCCGCAAGCCCGCCCGTACCTTTCGCCGTCCCTCTTCGTGCGCAGCGCGTTCTCTCCGACGGCGGTGTTCTTCACCATTGACTGTGGGCAAGGAGGGGAGAGTGTCTTGGAGGAGATAGTGCAGGGTCATCTTGCGTCAGTTGTGAAGGCGGTTCTTCAGATTTGGCTTGATACTTGCGCCGTTGGCACCTCGGAAATGGAAGAGGGCGAGAGGGAGATCATGGTCAAGAGGGACCGAACTGTGAGATCAAAGTCGATCGAGGTCGACCTGACCGCAAATTTGCCGAGGATGTTTGGCCCCGACGTGTCCGGCCGCGTCATCGCTGAAATTCGTAAGGCCTTTGGGGTACAAGACGCCTAG
- the LOC123161537 gene encoding uncharacterized protein, translated as MDFRFSAGDRGPPLPPPLEWQAVPRELIIREEVTRRLTEEWAKGDPAFARGLNEGFGPGPFFAPDRFMPPPPPHAPMPLPVPMRPLPHAPPPVPFEEFGAWQGFGRPLHAGFGERTRFLFGAKWGSTPPPDPKHKLKLLEVEPSGRPEALSPKVPMMKSKADANVATTVPKKVQKLAEDWSCALCQVSAPSEAGLNEHLGGTEHKAKLAQCSVSKATKDDKNCLQTTTGNESNTDPCDAPKKICMLVDSATCEAGLNEDLGGRKHKAKLAQCGVSKAIKDDKNCLQTTTGNENNTDPCDAPKKICMLVDGEMHEVVRKNNYLWCDLCRVRCDSNSIMAGHLRSKKHSKLNKVSTSIKAVRTNTDTKEGLTSFGSQVNTNGSTEIPAVIEGDINMTTKVDESGPVENPVQKEIHPLSKKHSKLNDGWTSIKAVRTNTDTKKEIHPGSKKHSKLNDGWTSIKAVRTNTDTKKEIHPGSKKHSKLNKVSTSIKVVRSNTDTKEGLPSCGSQALSSNPKVPMVKRKADAHVATTVPKKVQKPTKDWSCALCQVSRPCEAALNAHLGGTKHKAKLAQCGVSKTIKDGKNCSQMTTGIESSTDPCDAPKKICMLVDGAMHEVVRKDNYLWCDHCRVSCGNYATMACHLRCKKQSKLTKVCSSIKVVRTNTNTKEGLPSSFGSQVNTNGSTEIPVVIEGDINMTTAVDESGPVENPVQKEIQRMATIWAMFSC; from the exons ATGGATTTCCGCTTCAGCGCCGGCGACCGCGGGCCGCCTTTGCCGCCGCCGTTGGAGTGGCAGGCGGTGCCGCGAGAGCTCATCATTCGCGAGGAGGTGACGCGGCGGCTCACCGAGGAGTGGGCCAAGGGCGACCCCGCCTTCGCCCGCGGCCTCAACGAGGGGTTCGGGCCCGGCCCGTTCTTCGCCCCCGATCGcttcatgccgccgccgccgccgcacgcgccGATGCCGTTGCCGGTGCCGATGCGCCCgctcccgcacgcgccgccgccggtgCCTTTCGAGGAGTTCGGGGCCTGGCAGGGGTTCGGGCGTCCCCTGCACGCGGGGTTTGGGGAAAGGACGCGGTTTCTCTTCGGGGCGAAGTGGGGGTCTACGCCGCCGCCAGACCCGAAGCACAAGCTCAAGCTGCTTGAGGTCGAGCCCTCCGGGAGACCCGAG GCTCTTTCACCAAAGGTTCCAATGATGAAGAGCAAAGCAGATGCAAATGTTGCAACTACTGTACCAAAGAAAGTACAGAAACTAGCCGAGGACTGGAGCTGTGCACTATGCCAGGTTAGTGCACCGTCTGAAGCTGGTCTAAATGAGCATCTTGGAGGAACAGAGCATAAGGCGAAGTTGGCACAATGTAGCGTCAGCAAGGCGACCAAAGATGACAAAAACTGCTTGCAGACGACCACTGGGAATGAGAGCAACACAGATCCTTGTGATGCACCTAAGAAAATATGCATGCTAGTAGACAGTGCAACATGTGAAGCTGGTCTAAATGAGGATCTTGGAGGAAGAAAACATAAGGCGAAGTTGGCACAATGTGGCGTCAGCAAGGCGATCAAAGATGACAAAAACTGCTTGCAGACGACCACTGGGAATGAGAACAACACAGATCCTTGTGATGCACCTAAGAAAATATGCATGCTAGTAGATGGTGAAATGCATGAAGTTGTTCGGAAGAACAACTATCTGTGGTGTGATCTCTGCAGAGTCAGGTGCGATAGTAACAGCATCATGGCTGGCCATCTGCGTAGCAAGAAGCACAGTAAATTAAACAAGGTTTCGACGTCGATAAAGGCTGTGAGGACAAATACCGATACTAAGGAAGGTTTGACTTCTTTTGGAAGTCAGGTAAATACAAACGGCTCTACTGAAATTCCAGCGGTAATTGAAGGCGACATAAATATGACCACCAAAGTAGATGAAAGTGGCCCTGTAGAAAATCCAGTCCAGAAAGAAATCCATCCGTTGAGCAAGAAGCACAGTAAATTAAACGATGGTTGGACATCGATAAAGGCTGTGAGGACAAATACCGATACTAAGAAAGAAATCCATCCGGGGAGCAAGAAGCACAGTAAATTAAACGATGGTTGGACATCGATAAAGGCTGTGAGGACAAATACCGATACTAAGAAAGAAATCCATCCGGGGAGCAAGAAGCACAGTAAATTAAACAAGGTTTCAACATCGATAAAGGTTGTGAGGTCTAATACCGATACTAAGGAAGGTTTACCTTCTTGTGGAAGTCAG GCTCTTTCATCAAATCCAAAGGTTCCAATGGTGAAGAGGAAAGCAGATGCACATGTTGCAACTACTGTGCCAAAGAAAGTACAGAAACCAACCAAGGACTGGAGCTGTGCACTATGCCAGGTTAGTCGACCATGTGAAGCTGCTCTAAATGCGCATCTTGGAGGAACAAAGCATAAGGCAAAGTTGGCACAGTGTGGCGTTAGCAAGACGATCAAAGATGGCAAAAACTGCTCACAGATGACCACTGGGATTGAGAGCAGCACAGATCCTTGTGATGCACCTAAGAAAATATGCATGCTAGTAGACGGTGCAATGCATGAAGTTGTTCGGAAGGACAACTACCTGTGGTGTGATCACTGCAGAGTCAGTTGTGGTAACTACGCCACCATGGCTTGCCATCTGCGGTGCAAGAAGCAGAGTAAATTAACCAAGGTTTGTTCATCGATAAAGGTTGTGAGGACAAATACCAATACTAAGGAAGGTTTGCCTTCTTCTTTTGGAAGTCAGGTAAATACAAACGGCTCTACTGAAATTCCAGTGGTAATTGAAGGCGACATAAATATGACCACCGCAGTAGATGAAAGTGGCCCAGTAGAAAATCCAGTCCAGAAAGAAATACAAAGAATGGCCACCATATGGGCAATGTTTTCTTGTTAA